The Opitutus sp. ER46 genome contains a region encoding:
- a CDS encoding NAD(P)-dependent oxidoreductase has product MKILVTGASGFIGGAVWQAAARQGHEVLATGRRPLAAPGYVPGDLTAGCDFEFAPDVVLHAAARSSPWGTRREFERQNVEATRHVVDFCERHGRPHLVHLSTTAVMYDQSHQFGLTEASPLPPHPINTYAETKREAERVVQAYRGSWCIVRPRAVFGPGDTVVFPRILRAAAAGRLPLIESDQPVWGDLIYIETLVAYLLRIVETRASGLYVLTNNQPVPILEFLGTVFARLHLPAPRRKVPVGRAMAFATAIEAVYGALPFLGEPPLTRFGVSVFAYSKTFDVSKALHDLGPPAVGLDEGVDRFVRHWQQTSSR; this is encoded by the coding sequence ATGAAAATTCTGGTCACCGGAGCGTCTGGTTTCATCGGTGGCGCCGTGTGGCAGGCCGCCGCGCGCCAGGGGCACGAAGTCCTGGCCACGGGCCGGCGCCCGCTCGCCGCCCCCGGCTACGTCCCGGGCGACCTCACCGCCGGCTGCGATTTTGAGTTTGCGCCGGACGTCGTCCTTCACGCCGCCGCGCGCTCCTCGCCCTGGGGCACGCGCCGGGAATTTGAGCGCCAGAATGTCGAGGCGACCCGCCACGTGGTGGATTTCTGCGAGCGCCACGGCCGGCCGCATCTCGTGCACCTTTCGACGACGGCCGTGATGTACGACCAGTCGCACCAGTTCGGGCTGACGGAGGCCAGCCCGTTGCCGCCGCACCCGATCAACACCTACGCCGAGACCAAGCGGGAGGCCGAGCGCGTCGTGCAGGCCTACCGTGGTTCCTGGTGCATCGTGCGCCCGCGGGCGGTGTTCGGTCCGGGGGACACCGTCGTCTTCCCCCGGATCCTGCGCGCCGCTGCGGCGGGCCGCCTGCCGCTGATCGAGTCGGACCAACCGGTCTGGGGCGACCTGATCTACATCGAGACGCTCGTCGCGTACCTGCTGCGGATCGTGGAAACGCGGGCCTCGGGTCTGTACGTTCTGACCAACAACCAGCCGGTGCCCATCCTCGAGTTTCTCGGGACGGTATTCGCCCGGCTGCACCTGCCGGCCCCCCGCCGGAAGGTGCCGGTCGGGCGCGCCATGGCCTTCGCCACCGCCATCGAGGCGGTGTACGGCGCGCTCCCCTTCCTCGGCGAACCGCCGCTCACGCGGTTCGGCGTTAGCGTGTTTGCGTATTCGAAAACATTCGACGTCAGCAAGGCCCTCCACGATCTCGGCCCGCCCGCCGTTGGGCTCGACGAGGGCGTCGACCGATTCGTGCGCCACTGGCAGCAAACCTCTTCCCGATGA
- a CDS encoding ATP-grasp domain-containing protein: protein MHVLVLGSRAPIAADLARALAAAGHRVWLADSAWVPVAGGVGGVAGHVRLPAPRRQFGLFRRRLAELCAARAIDVVIPVSEEVFWLTAAADALPAGTQARTSSLAVLAELHDKARFAGLAAQLGYGAETNVELRSAADLAAVANPESFVFKPVFSRFASRVLIRPSRARVARLRPSAADPWLAQSFVAGRELCAYNVADRGRLLLHVAYEPAFRFGVGASVYFSPVTSAPLRLLCERFIAATGFTGQISFDVIDAGDRLVALECNPRGTSGVHLAVQAPDALAAALLGEAGPVGPTTFMPEPRMLLLPLLLQSPGLVLRARGRDALAGARDALAVAGVSPGRQLGALAEMAVRALGAGLGLTRATTADIEWNGEEIA from the coding sequence ATGCACGTCCTGGTCCTCGGTTCCCGCGCGCCCATCGCCGCCGATCTCGCCCGCGCCCTTGCGGCGGCCGGGCACCGGGTGTGGCTCGCCGACAGTGCGTGGGTGCCGGTTGCGGGAGGAGTTGGCGGCGTGGCGGGGCACGTGCGGCTGCCGGCCCCCCGGAGGCAGTTTGGGCTGTTTCGGCGGCGCCTCGCCGAACTGTGTGCCGCACGGGCAATCGACGTGGTGATCCCGGTGTCGGAGGAGGTCTTCTGGCTCACCGCGGCGGCGGATGCGTTGCCCGCGGGCACGCAGGCGCGGACGAGTTCGCTGGCCGTGCTGGCCGAGCTGCATGACAAGGCGCGGTTCGCGGGGCTGGCGGCACAACTGGGGTACGGCGCCGAAACGAATGTGGAACTGCGTTCCGCGGCTGACCTGGCGGCCGTGGCAAATCCGGAGTCGTTCGTCTTCAAGCCCGTGTTCTCGCGCTTCGCTTCCCGGGTGTTGATTCGACCTTCGCGCGCGCGCGTCGCGCGGCTGCGGCCAAGTGCCGCCGATCCGTGGCTGGCGCAGTCGTTCGTGGCCGGTCGGGAACTCTGCGCCTACAACGTGGCGGACCGCGGCCGGCTGCTGCTGCACGTGGCGTATGAGCCCGCCTTCCGTTTCGGGGTCGGCGCGAGCGTCTACTTCTCCCCCGTGACCAGCGCCCCCCTGCGCCTGCTCTGTGAACGGTTCATCGCGGCGACGGGGTTCACGGGGCAGATCAGCTTCGACGTGATCGACGCGGGCGATCGATTGGTGGCGCTGGAGTGCAATCCCCGCGGAACCAGCGGGGTCCATTTGGCGGTTCAGGCGCCGGACGCGCTCGCGGCCGCGCTGTTGGGCGAGGCGGGGCCGGTGGGGCCAACGACGTTCATGCCCGAGCCGCGCATGCTGCTCCTGCCGCTGCTGTTGCAGTCACCGGGACTGGTCCTGAGGGCGCGCGGGCGCGATGCCCTGGCCGGGGCGCGGGACGCGCTGGCGGTCGCGGGCGTCTCGCCTGGGCGGCAGTTGGGCGCGTTGGCGGAGATGGCGGTGCGCGCGCTTGGCGCCGGGCTGGGCCTGACGCGGGCAACCACCGCCGACATCGAGTGGAACGGAGAGGAAATCGCGTGA
- a CDS encoding GNAT family N-acetyltransferase, with translation MNADLGTEASWQRFLTAGLLGGVSLVSNADVEVAAWSVGQEPVPLVINRRGDRDCSWVASLRNAYGPYARAETDIVKMSRWVRPWYLAGSLAAERLLAAGGLAGGAYLNNWMLATNLYRTEFSAAAVLAGLDDLVRAVDGLPIVIRSLTPPLHATLIQELAAAGFLLLPSRQVWIVDDPASGEWRTHRDPRRDLELARSTASQWAWVPEADFTPEDYAQAWRLYQRLYRERYPRFNPDYTAELLRLGAATGFLEIHGLRRAEGGPLVGFVGMAHRGAQSCTPLLGYDIDAPASLGLYRRLMLRAFLTCERRQSRFHCSAGAGSFKYNRGARASVEYAAVWANHLPAYRRAGLRTLSRVVMASVVPYLETHRC, from the coding sequence GTGAACGCCGATCTCGGCACCGAGGCGTCGTGGCAGCGGTTCCTCACCGCCGGGTTGCTGGGCGGTGTTTCGCTGGTGAGCAACGCGGACGTGGAGGTGGCCGCGTGGTCCGTGGGGCAGGAGCCGGTGCCGCTCGTCATCAACCGCCGCGGCGACCGCGACTGCAGTTGGGTCGCCAGCTTGCGGAACGCCTACGGTCCCTATGCGCGGGCGGAGACGGACATCGTGAAGATGAGTCGGTGGGTGCGGCCGTGGTATCTCGCAGGCTCGCTCGCCGCGGAACGACTGCTCGCCGCGGGCGGGCTCGCGGGGGGCGCTTACCTCAACAACTGGATGCTCGCGACGAACCTGTATCGCACGGAGTTCTCCGCCGCTGCCGTGCTGGCCGGACTCGATGACCTCGTACGTGCGGTGGACGGACTGCCGATTGTGATCCGGTCGCTCACGCCGCCGCTGCATGCGACCTTGATCCAGGAACTCGCGGCGGCTGGCTTCCTGCTGCTGCCTTCGCGGCAGGTGTGGATCGTGGACGACCCGGCGTCGGGCGAATGGCGCACGCACCGGGATCCTCGCCGCGATCTCGAGCTGGCGCGGAGCACGGCGTCGCAATGGGCGTGGGTTCCGGAGGCGGACTTCACGCCGGAGGACTACGCGCAGGCGTGGCGGTTGTACCAGCGGCTGTACCGGGAACGTTATCCGCGTTTCAATCCAGACTACACCGCCGAGCTTTTGCGGCTGGGGGCGGCCACGGGGTTCCTCGAGATCCACGGATTGCGCCGTGCGGAGGGCGGTCCCTTGGTGGGATTCGTGGGCATGGCGCATCGCGGGGCGCAATCCTGCACGCCTTTGCTCGGATACGACATTGATGCGCCGGCGTCACTAGGGCTGTACCGCCGCTTGATGCTGCGGGCGTTTCTCACCTGCGAACGCCGGCAGTCCCGCTTTCACTGCAGCGCTGGCGCGGGAAGCTTTAAGTACAACCGGGGGGCGCGCGCCTCCGTGGAGTACGCGGCGGTCTGGGCCAATCACCTGCCGGCCTACCGGCGGGCTGGGTTGAGAACGCTCAGCCGCGTGGTCATGGCCAGCGTGGTGCCGTATCTCGAGACGCATCGCTGCTGA
- a CDS encoding acetamidase/formamidase family protein, whose product MITRLFSFLVLISVASLAAAADGSTWLVAVDLWGNPRYQTLNLQPATLDGRFVGDLDGDPLRGGTAAQAIEFTARKGEATFVFTGTVDGERIAGTAQLPDPNDAGRQVRHAFTARKLPARADSLPQRHEYLPEDFSNEFSPHRAPVLTVWPGDTVATKTIDSGGLDEHGRTRSLYGNPQTGPFFVMTAQPGDTLAVTLVRVRLNRDFADSLDDLVGRIRTPALASRAAGLGKRVRWKLDRASGLATPAAVDAPGLQGFGVPVRPMLGGLALAPGFGAAPLSSGDTGRTGGNMDFNGVVEGNTVYLPVQQPGALLYLGDAHALQGDGETTQWALETSMDVEFRVEVIKGKSIQTPRVESPTELMVLGQAGSLDDALRQATDGIIQWLQKDYGLSLSESAQVLGTSVRYSVANLAGRSVGVAARIAKSDLSSLERR is encoded by the coding sequence ATGATCACGCGCCTCTTCTCCTTCCTTGTTTTGATATCGGTGGCTTCGCTGGCGGCGGCGGCCGATGGTTCAACCTGGCTCGTGGCGGTCGACCTCTGGGGAAATCCGCGCTACCAGACGTTGAATCTGCAGCCGGCCACCCTGGACGGGCGTTTCGTGGGCGATCTCGATGGCGACCCGCTGCGCGGCGGCACCGCGGCGCAGGCGATCGAATTCACGGCCAGGAAAGGCGAAGCCACCTTCGTCTTCACCGGCACGGTCGACGGCGAACGCATCGCGGGCACCGCGCAGTTACCGGATCCCAACGACGCCGGAAGACAGGTCCGCCATGCCTTCACCGCCCGGAAATTGCCGGCGCGGGCGGATTCCCTCCCCCAGCGCCACGAATATCTGCCGGAGGACTTCAGCAACGAATTCAGCCCGCATCGGGCGCCCGTGTTGACGGTGTGGCCGGGCGACACCGTTGCCACGAAGACGATCGATTCGGGAGGCCTCGACGAGCATGGGCGCACCCGTTCCCTCTACGGCAATCCCCAGACGGGGCCCTTCTTCGTCATGACCGCGCAGCCGGGCGACACGCTGGCGGTGACGCTGGTCCGCGTCCGGTTGAACCGGGATTTTGCCGACAGCCTCGACGACCTTGTCGGACGCATCCGAACCCCTGCGCTGGCCTCCCGGGCCGCAGGGCTGGGCAAGCGCGTGCGGTGGAAACTCGATCGTGCGTCGGGGCTCGCGACGCCGGCCGCGGTAGATGCGCCGGGGTTGCAGGGCTTCGGCGTGCCGGTGCGCCCCATGCTCGGCGGCCTGGCGCTGGCACCGGGATTCGGCGCCGCACCGCTTTCGAGCGGCGACACCGGACGCACCGGCGGCAATATGGATTTCAACGGGGTTGTGGAGGGCAACACCGTCTACTTGCCGGTGCAGCAGCCGGGCGCCCTGCTCTACTTGGGGGATGCGCACGCCCTGCAGGGGGACGGCGAGACGACGCAATGGGCGCTGGAAACGTCCATGGACGTCGAATTCCGGGTCGAGGTGATCAAGGGGAAGTCGATTCAAACGCCGCGCGTGGAGTCGCCGACGGAGCTCATGGTGCTGGGGCAGGCGGGCTCACTCGACGACGCCCTGCGGCAGGCGACCGACGGCATCATCCAGTGGCTGCAAAAGGACTATGGCTTGTCGCTGTCGGAGAGCGCTCAGGTTCTGGGAACGTCGGTTCGTTACAGCGTGGCCAATCTGGCGGGCCGAAGTGTGGGAGTGGCCGCCAGGATCGCGAAGTCCGACCTGTCATCGCTCGAGCGACGGTAG
- a CDS encoding MBL fold metallo-hydrolase codes for MRSVLLLLLMIPVPGAAATAPGLADSAAVGRGPVAPSPRAEIKLSDDLVLREIGDGAFVVAHRFPGLCNSALVEMADGTLVLAGTPCTADATRELLRWARARWGERRVVAINNGYHYDNLGGNEALLAAGVAVYGSDLTVRLLAERGEATRALTLRLIGGETSRCYRALAEQRYHAPDHVFRAADGLTLMFGGEQVRVIYPGPTQAPDKVLIYFPARKLLYGGCALIGGPRLGNMAEANVSSWLAAVRDLRALAVEVAIPAHSPNLAPTVLANTEALLAAASR; via the coding sequence ATGCGTTCGGTGCTGCTGCTGCTGCTCATGATTCCGGTGCCTGGTGCCGCCGCGACCGCTCCGGGGCTGGCGGATTCGGCGGCCGTCGGTCGCGGCCCGGTGGCGCCGAGCCCGCGGGCCGAGATCAAGCTGTCGGACGACCTCGTGCTCCGCGAAATCGGCGACGGCGCGTTCGTCGTCGCGCACCGATTCCCCGGGCTCTGCAACTCCGCGCTCGTCGAGATGGCGGATGGCACGCTGGTGCTCGCCGGGACCCCGTGCACCGCGGACGCGACGCGTGAGCTGCTGCGCTGGGCACGGGCGCGCTGGGGAGAGCGCCGCGTCGTCGCGATCAACAACGGCTATCATTACGACAATCTCGGCGGCAACGAGGCGCTCCTGGCCGCCGGCGTCGCGGTGTACGGCTCCGACCTGACGGTGCGGCTGCTCGCGGAACGCGGCGAGGCGACGCGTGCGCTCACGTTGCGGCTCATCGGCGGCGAGACCTCGCGGTGCTACCGGGCGCTCGCGGAACAGCGGTACCATGCGCCCGATCATGTGTTCCGCGCGGCCGACGGGCTGACGCTGATGTTCGGCGGCGAGCAGGTCCGGGTGATCTACCCCGGTCCCACGCAGGCGCCCGACAAGGTGCTCATCTATTTTCCCGCCCGGAAGCTCCTGTATGGCGGCTGCGCGCTGATCGGTGGCCCGCGGCTGGGCAACATGGCGGAGGCCAACGTGAGCTCATGGCTGGCTGCGGTGCGCGATCTGCGCGCGCTCGCGGTCGAAGTCGCGATCCCGGCGCACAGCCCGAACCTCGCGCCCACCGTTCTCGCCAACACTGAAGCCCTCCTCGCGGCCGCCAGCCGGTGA
- a CDS encoding HPr family phosphocarrier protein encodes MPTQVQTVHNLTGLHARPARRFAETAALFTSTIRVRKGSKAVNGKSVLGLLTLGARHLDTVTIEAEGPDAAEAVASLGRLLQQQHAE; translated from the coding sequence ATGCCGACCCAAGTGCAGACCGTCCACAATCTGACCGGGCTTCATGCCCGGCCAGCACGCCGCTTCGCGGAAACCGCGGCCCTTTTTACGAGCACGATTCGGGTGCGGAAGGGCAGCAAGGCGGTGAACGGGAAAAGCGTACTGGGACTCCTCACGCTCGGCGCGAGGCACCTCGATACCGTCACCATTGAGGCCGAGGGGCCCGATGCGGCGGAGGCGGTGGCCAGCCTGGGACGGCTCCTCCAGCAACAGCACGCTGAATGA
- the ptsP gene encoding phosphoenolpyruvate--protein phosphotransferase translates to MALRTRRGTSAPTRSAHCPHTRRPPVLSEHHNRVPQTTTRLTGQPTSGGVAIGRAVHLWPTPPAPPPPPVPVRAVDESARLKTAAAATAAVVRELREQTRARLGEAKAEIFDVQLALLADPEFLDRVHELIRTRAIAASAALREVTQAFTEELSATEDERFAARAADLRDLAERLETALACDATPAPEEFDGDVIIVAPELTPSQTAQLDLAHVRGFITELGSAHSHAAILARGLGLPAVMRVPQATTIIPRDTTLCLDGTTGEILLSPSLEQISACRKQLAHQSKARIGCARHPHRPSQTADGRPLPLGANVGRLEDITGAMARGAEHIGLFRSELSYLGRNCPPGEEELSTLYGAMLARAAPHAVTIRTLDLGGDKQVEALTPVHEANPFLGVRGVRLCLQQEVVFRAQLRALWRASVRGRLKIMLPMVTVVAEVRTVRKWLAEERAGLVSRGEPVARDLPLGIMIETPAAALTADALAREVDFFSIGTNDLTQYTMAADRLNGQLAHLQAAHHPAVLQLIQRAVEAAHRHGKRVSVCGEMGSHALGLPVLDGLGVDEISMPPDLIPEARARLARLDHAANVRLARECVGLGSAEQVAAAVAATSA, encoded by the coding sequence ATGGCCCTGCGCACGCGGCGCGGGACCAGCGCCCCAACGCGTTCTGCCCATTGCCCGCATACCAGAAGGCCGCCCGTGCTAAGCGAGCATCACAACAGGGTGCCACAAACGACGACGCGCCTGACCGGCCAGCCGACCTCGGGCGGGGTCGCGATCGGCCGCGCCGTCCACCTGTGGCCGACTCCGCCCGCGCCTCCGCCCCCCCCCGTCCCGGTGCGCGCCGTGGACGAGTCAGCCCGGCTCAAGACGGCCGCTGCCGCGACGGCTGCGGTCGTGCGCGAGCTCAGGGAGCAGACGCGCGCGCGGCTCGGCGAGGCGAAGGCGGAGATCTTCGACGTCCAGCTCGCCTTGCTCGCCGATCCCGAGTTTCTCGACCGCGTGCACGAGCTGATCCGCACCCGCGCGATCGCGGCGAGCGCGGCACTGCGCGAGGTCACGCAAGCGTTCACGGAGGAGCTCAGCGCCACGGAGGACGAGCGGTTCGCGGCCCGCGCCGCCGATCTCCGCGACCTGGCCGAGCGCCTCGAGACCGCGCTGGCCTGCGACGCGACCCCTGCCCCCGAGGAGTTCGACGGCGACGTCATTATCGTCGCGCCAGAGCTCACCCCGTCGCAGACCGCGCAGCTCGACCTGGCGCACGTGCGCGGGTTCATCACCGAATTGGGCAGCGCCCATTCGCACGCCGCGATTCTGGCCCGTGGCCTCGGGTTGCCAGCGGTCATGCGGGTGCCGCAGGCAACGACGATCATTCCCCGCGACACCACGCTTTGCCTCGACGGCACCACGGGCGAAATCCTGCTCTCGCCCTCGCTGGAGCAGATCAGCGCGTGCCGGAAGCAACTAGCGCACCAAAGCAAGGCGCGTATCGGCTGCGCCCGCCATCCGCACCGCCCGAGCCAAACCGCCGACGGCCGACCATTGCCGCTGGGCGCGAACGTCGGCCGATTGGAGGACATTACCGGAGCCATGGCACGGGGCGCGGAGCACATCGGGCTATTCCGGAGCGAGCTGTCATATCTCGGGCGCAACTGTCCACCCGGCGAGGAGGAGCTCAGCACGTTGTACGGCGCGATGCTGGCGCGGGCCGCGCCCCATGCAGTGACAATTCGGACGCTCGATCTCGGCGGCGACAAGCAGGTCGAAGCACTCACCCCGGTCCACGAAGCCAATCCTTTCCTCGGTGTGCGCGGAGTACGCCTGTGCCTGCAGCAGGAGGTCGTCTTTCGCGCGCAGCTGCGCGCCCTGTGGCGCGCGAGCGTCCGCGGCCGGCTGAAGATCATGCTACCGATGGTCACCGTCGTCGCTGAAGTCCGCACCGTGCGCAAGTGGCTCGCCGAGGAGCGGGCCGGACTGGTCTCCCGCGGCGAGCCCGTTGCTCGCGATCTGCCGCTTGGCATCATGATAGAAACCCCCGCCGCCGCCCTGACCGCCGATGCGCTCGCGCGCGAAGTCGATTTCTTCAGCATCGGGACCAACGATCTCACCCAGTACACGATGGCGGCCGATCGCCTCAACGGGCAGCTGGCGCACCTCCAGGCCGCGCACCATCCCGCCGTGCTCCAGCTGATCCAGCGCGCGGTCGAGGCGGCGCATCGCCACGGCAAGCGCGTCAGCGTCTGCGGCGAGATGGGCTCGCACGCCCTGGGCCTGCCCGTGCTCGACGGCCTCGGCGTCGACGAGATCAGCATGCCACCGGACCTGATTCCCGAGGCGCGGGCGCGACTGGCGCGGCTCGACCACGCGGCCAACGTGCGTCTCGCGCGGGAGTGCGTTGGGCTCGGAAGCGCCGAGCAGGTCGCCGCCGCCGTCGCCGCCACCTCCGCCTGA